The sequence TCCACGCCACCCCCGTGGGCAGTGGCACCGTGGCGCGCACCGAGCGCATCCCCATCGAGCGCCGCGCCGAGGCCGCCGTCATCGCCTGGCTGCGCCACCAGACCACCCGCTATGACGACATGAGCATCGCCCGGGTGAAGGGCGCCCGCCGCGAGGTGCGCCGCGAGCTGGCCGAGGTGTCTCGTGCCCTGCTCGACGTGCACCGCCGGGATGCGCCTCACCCCGCCGCGAGCTGCCCCCTGTGCACCGCCATCGAGAACCCTCGCAAGCCGGAGTAGCAGCTTCAGCGGAAAGGTGTGTCTGACTGGAAACGGGTTCCTCCGTTGCGGGCGGGCGTGCGTCCAGGGGCCCGCGTGGCCGAGTGCCCTGGCCCGTGGCGAAGGGCGGTGAGATCCGGGACCCCCCACCTTGGCGATGCCCTACCTACCAGGGTACGAAGGGGCCGCACTCGCACGCTTTGAGGAAACCATGACGCCCTTCAGGACTCCGTCCGTTGCCCGCGTTCTTGCCGCTGCCGTGGCCCTGGGCTCGGCCCTCTCGCTGTCCGCATGTGGCAAGGCGGAGGCCGCGGAGCAGGCACCCGCCACGGGCGCCGCGGCGGCTGTCCCGGTGGTGAAGCTCACCGAGTCCCGCACCGCGCAGGCCACTCCGAGCGAGGAGGTGACGGGCACCCTCTATCCCTCCCAGGCGCTGCAGGTGGGCTTCGAGGTGGGCGGCCGGCTGGAGACGGTGCTGGTGAAGAAGGGGCAGGCGGTGAAGAAGGGCCAGGTGCTGGCCACGCTCAATGGGGAGATCGCCGACGCCCAGGTGGCGCAGGCCGAGGCCGCCGTGGCCGCCGCCGAGGCCGGTGCCGCCATCGCCGAGGACGTGGCCACCCGCACCTCGAAGCTTCAGGAGGCGGGCGGCGTGAGCGAGCTGCAGAACCGCACCTCCACCACCACCGCGCAGCAGGCCAAGGCGCAGGTGCTGGCCGCCAAGGCGCAGCTGTCGCAGGCCCGCGCGGCCCGCCGCCGCCACGAGCTCAAGGCTCCCTTCGCCGGTACCCTCATCGACGCGCCCGAGCAGGTGGGCGCCACGGTGGCCCCGGGCGTGCCGCTGTTCACCCTGGAGTCGCTGGAGACGCTGGTGCTCAAGACGACGGTGGCCCAGCCGGTGCGCGGCGTGCTCAAGCCGGGCAGCAAGGTCCGCGTGGAGGCCGTGGGCGCGGGCACCTCCACGGATGCCGCCGCGGTGAGCCTCATCCTCCCCTCCGCGGATCCGGCCACCCGCCGCATCCCCGTGGAGATCACCGTGCCCAACGCGGACGGCCGCTTCGTGGCCCACACGCTGGCCAAGGCCGTGCTCACCGTGGGCGAGCTGCAGGACGTGCACGTGCTCCCTGTCTCCGCGGTCTCCGCGGCCAACGGGGGGGATCATGTCTACGTGGTGTCCTCCGCGGGCGAGGTGCGCCGCGTGGACGTGCAGATCATCGAGCGCCGGGCCCGCGAGGTGGTGGTGAAGGCCGCCTCGCCGCTGTCCAAGGTGATCGACTACCCCACCGCGGGCCTCCAGGACGGGGCCCGTGTCTCCGTGAAGTAGGCCGCTGCTCTTCCGTTCCCTCGCAGCCTTCGCGAGCCTCCCATGCTCCTGAGTGATGTCTCCATCCGCCGGCCCGTCTTCACGGGCATGATGTGCCTGTGCCTCACTGTCCTAGGGTTGATGGGGTTCAACCGCCTGGGGACGGATCTCTACCCGGAGATGGCGTTCCCCTTCGTGGTGGTCAACACCGTCTACCCAGGCGCGGGGCCAGGCGAAATCGAGACTCAGGTCATCAAGCCCATCGAGGACGCGGTGGCCGGCATCAGCGGCGTGGAGACCATCCACTCCTGGAGCCGCGAGAACTTGGGCACGGTGGCGGTGCAGTTCTCGCTGAACGTGGAGCTGGACGCCTCGGTGCAGGAGGTGCGCGACAAAGTGGCCAACGTGGCCAACGAGCTACCCCTGGACGCGGAGGCGCCCGTGGTCAGCGCCGTGGACATCGGGGCCATCCCGATCCTCACGTACACCGTGTCCGCCGAGCTGCCCTCCCAGGAGCTGCGCAAGCTCGTCGAAGATCGCATCAAGCCGGCGCTGGCTCAGTTGGAGGGTGCCGCCGAGGTGCGCATCACCGGCGGTGACGTGCGGGAGATCCAGGTGGACATCGACCTGGAGAAGGCCAAGGCCCTGGGCGTGACGCCCATCGAGATTGCCCAGCGCATTGGCATGGAGAACCTGAACTTGCCGGCGGGCCGGCTGCAGCTGGCAGCCACCGAGCTGACGGTGCGCGCGCTCGGGCAGTTCCGCAACGTGGAGGAGCTGCGCGCCCTGCCCGTGGCCAAGAGCCGCAACGGCGCGCAGGTGCGCCTGGACGAGGTGGCCACGGTGACCGACGGGGTGGCCGAGCGCCGCACCACGGCGCGCCTCAACAGCCGTGACGCCATCATCGTCGAGCTGGTGAAGCAGCCGGGCGCCAACACGGTGAAGGTGAGCGACCAGGTGAAGAAGAAGCTGGAGGAAATCTCTCCCTTCATCGGCCATGGCTTCAAGGCCACGCTGCTCATCGACCAGTCGGGGCTCATCCGCGAGAACGCCAAGGAGGTGTGGATCGCCCTCGTCTTCGGTGGCGCCATGGCGGTGCTCATCATCCTGTGCTTCCTGCTGGACCTGCGCGGCACCCTCATCTCGTCGCTGGCGCTGCCCACCTCCGTGGTGGGCACCTTCTTCGTGATGTACCTGCTGGGCTACACGCTCAACCAGATGACGCTGCTGGCGCTGTCGCTGGCCATCGGCCTGCTCATCGACGACGCGGTGGTGGTGCGCGAGGCCATCACCCACCGGCTGGAGAAGGGCGAGGAGCCGATGTCCGCCGCCTCGAACGGCACCAAGGACGTGGGCCTGGCGGTGCTGGCGACCACCTTCTCGCTCATCGCGGTGTTCGTCCCCGTGGGCTTCATGCCGGGCCTGGTGGGCCAGTTCTTCAAGCAGTTCGGCCTCACCATCTCCGTAGCGGTGCTCGTCTCCCTGTTCATCTCCTTCACGCTGGACCCGGCGCTGTCGGCCCGGTTCGCCAAGGCGCGCAAGCCCGGCGAGGTGCACCGTCACGGCGCGGTGGCGTCCGCCATCCGCAACGTGCTGGATGGCTCCGAGCGCCTCTACGCGCGCATCCTGGGCTGGGTGCTGTCCAACAAGTGGAAGACGATAGGCATCACCCTGCTGGTGGTGGTGGGCTCGTTCGCCGCTGCCAGCCGCCTGGGCATGGAGAACCTGCCGGCGGAGGACCGCTCGCAGTTCCTCGTGGACCTGCAGCTGCCGGACTCGGCCAGCCTGGCGGAGACGGAGGCGCGCACCGCCCAGGCCGAGGCGCTCATCCAGCGCGTCTCCGACGTGAACGACCTCTACAGCATCGTCGGTCTCAACGGCGACGTGTACAAGGCGCGCATCCGCGTGCTCACCCAGCCCAAGGCGGCGCGCAAGCGGAGCCTCCAGGACATCAAGGAGGAGGTGCGCGGGCTGCTGACGTCCGGGCTCATCGCCACGCAGGTGAACATGTCGGATCCGCCCATGATCGAGGGGCTCGGAGACTGGTACCCCATCATGCTGCGCGTCACCGGCCCGGATCTGGCCGTGGTGAACGCGGAGGCCCAGCGCGTGGCGCAGACCCTGCGGGAGATTCCGGGCACCTCGGACATCCGCGTGGAGGCCAACCCCTCCAAGCCCGAGCTGCAGATCCAGATTGACCGGGCGCGCTCCTCGGACGCGGACCTGAGCGCCGCGAACCTGGCCACGCAGCTCCGGCTGGCCATTGGCGGAGAAGTGGCGGCCAAGCTGCGCGAGGGCACGGACGAGACGGACATCCGCGTGCGGTTGGAGGAGCAGGACCGGGCCACGCCCGAGAAGGTGCGGCAAATCGAGGTGTACACCCCGCGCGGCCCGCGGCCGGTGACGGACGTGGCAGAGGTGAGCCTGAAGGACGGGCCGAGCGTCATCGAGCATGAGAACCGCCAGCGGACGATCGCCGTCATCTCTCAGGTGGCCCCGGGCGCGGCGCTGGGAGACATCGCCACGAAGCTCCGGGCGGCCATGGCGGCCAAGCCTCTGTCGGCGGGCTACACCCTCATCTACGACGGCCAGATCAAGAGCCTGGACGAGCAGACTGCGGCCTTCGGCTCGGCCCTGGGGCTCTCGTTCATCTTCATCTTCATGGTGCTGGCCAGCCAGTTCGAGTCCCTCAAGCACCCCTTCACCATCATGGTGGCGCTGCCGCTGGCGCTGGTGGGCGCGCTGCTGGCGCTGGTGGTGACGGGCAACCACATGTCCATGGGCGCGACCATTGGCATCATCCTGCTGATGGGCCTGGTGACGAAGAACGCCATCCTCCTGGTGGACGCGGCACTGCAGAACCTGCGCGCCGGGGACAGCGTGGACGAGGCGCTGCTGAAGGCGGGCCCGCGGCGCCTGCGGCCCATCCTCATGACGAGCGCGGCCATGGTCATCGCCATGGTGCCCACGGCGGTGGGCACGGGCCTGGGCTCGGAGTTCCGCTCGGCCATGGCCATCGCGGTCATCGGTGGCGTCATCACCTCCACCTTCCTCACGCTGCTGGTGGTGCCGGTGGTGTTCGCGGGCCTGGAGCGCGTGGGCTTCCGCCGCAAGCCACGCAGCGGGTCCGGGGGAGGGGTGACACAGGCCGCGCAGGTGACGCACGTCTCGCCCCAGTCGGACGACAAGGCCGCCTGAGCCGGCCGGTCCGCCTCGGGCGCTGT comes from Hyalangium minutum and encodes:
- a CDS encoding efflux RND transporter periplasmic adaptor subunit: MTPFRTPSVARVLAAAVALGSALSLSACGKAEAAEQAPATGAAAAVPVVKLTESRTAQATPSEEVTGTLYPSQALQVGFEVGGRLETVLVKKGQAVKKGQVLATLNGEIADAQVAQAEAAVAAAEAGAAIAEDVATRTSKLQEAGGVSELQNRTSTTTAQQAKAQVLAAKAQLSQARAARRRHELKAPFAGTLIDAPEQVGATVAPGVPLFTLESLETLVLKTTVAQPVRGVLKPGSKVRVEAVGAGTSTDAAAVSLILPSADPATRRIPVEITVPNADGRFVAHTLAKAVLTVGELQDVHVLPVSAVSAANGGDHVYVVSSAGEVRRVDVQIIERRAREVVVKAASPLSKVIDYPTAGLQDGARVSVK
- a CDS encoding efflux RND transporter permease subunit, whose product is MLLSDVSIRRPVFTGMMCLCLTVLGLMGFNRLGTDLYPEMAFPFVVVNTVYPGAGPGEIETQVIKPIEDAVAGISGVETIHSWSRENLGTVAVQFSLNVELDASVQEVRDKVANVANELPLDAEAPVVSAVDIGAIPILTYTVSAELPSQELRKLVEDRIKPALAQLEGAAEVRITGGDVREIQVDIDLEKAKALGVTPIEIAQRIGMENLNLPAGRLQLAATELTVRALGQFRNVEELRALPVAKSRNGAQVRLDEVATVTDGVAERRTTARLNSRDAIIVELVKQPGANTVKVSDQVKKKLEEISPFIGHGFKATLLIDQSGLIRENAKEVWIALVFGGAMAVLIILCFLLDLRGTLISSLALPTSVVGTFFVMYLLGYTLNQMTLLALSLAIGLLIDDAVVVREAITHRLEKGEEPMSAASNGTKDVGLAVLATTFSLIAVFVPVGFMPGLVGQFFKQFGLTISVAVLVSLFISFTLDPALSARFAKARKPGEVHRHGAVASAIRNVLDGSERLYARILGWVLSNKWKTIGITLLVVVGSFAAASRLGMENLPAEDRSQFLVDLQLPDSASLAETEARTAQAEALIQRVSDVNDLYSIVGLNGDVYKARIRVLTQPKAARKRSLQDIKEEVRGLLTSGLIATQVNMSDPPMIEGLGDWYPIMLRVTGPDLAVVNAEAQRVAQTLREIPGTSDIRVEANPSKPELQIQIDRARSSDADLSAANLATQLRLAIGGEVAAKLREGTDETDIRVRLEEQDRATPEKVRQIEVYTPRGPRPVTDVAEVSLKDGPSVIEHENRQRTIAVISQVAPGAALGDIATKLRAAMAAKPLSAGYTLIYDGQIKSLDEQTAAFGSALGLSFIFIFMVLASQFESLKHPFTIMVALPLALVGALLALVVTGNHMSMGATIGIILLMGLVTKNAILLVDAALQNLRAGDSVDEALLKAGPRRLRPILMTSAAMVIAMVPTAVGTGLGSEFRSAMAIAVIGGVITSTFLTLLVVPVVFAGLERVGFRRKPRSGSGGGVTQAAQVTHVSPQSDDKAA